AAACATCGCAACGTAGATGATACACCTGCTGGAGGTGGTGCTGGTATGGTCATGCGAGCAGATATCTTAGCAAAAGCTATCGATAGCAACCAACAGTCTAACAATGATAATAGACCTTTAATTTTACTAACGCCCCGGGGTAAACCGCTATCACAGCAACGAGTGAAAGAATTATCACAAGGAACAGGAATAAGATTGATCTGCGGACGATTTGAAGGAATCGACCAGCGTTTGATAGATAGCAGAGATATAGAAGAAATATCAATAGGTGACTATATTTTATCAGGAGGCGAAGGAGCCGCTCTAATTTTACTAGATGCGATAATTAGACTATTACCTGGAGTTATGGGCAATA
The Bartonella sp. DGB1 genome window above contains:
- the trmD gene encoding tRNA (guanosine(37)-N1)-methyltransferase TrmD — its product is MSFAVDIITLYPEMFPGYLNYSLAGKAKTKNIWNLNIIPIRDFAIDKHRNVDDTPAGGGAGMVMRADILAKAIDSNQQSNNDNRPLILLTPRGKPLSQQRVKELSQGTGIRLICGRFEGIDQRLIDSRDIEEISIGDYILSGGEGAALILLDAIIRLLPGVMGNKKSAISETFEENLLEYPQYTRPILFEDKEIPKILLSGDHKKIAEWRQQMSFKITKERRPDLWEKYKKQH